The following are encoded in a window of Methylocystis rosea genomic DNA:
- a CDS encoding alpha/beta fold hydrolase → MSDSAEFFPGFASHWIDAPAGKIFARVHGEGRPLVLLHGFGETHVAWRNIAPALSKRFTVVAMDLRGYGWSAVPASEKGENYSKREMAADVVAVMESLGHVRFALIGHDRGARVGQRLALDQPGRLDKIALINIAPINDEFGDADLQRVGRARFLAADAPKPEELLSLDPIGFLDDALMNATKAKSLEPFGAEALAAYRQAFNDPARIHAFCEDFRAGATIDRERLAEDKAEGKKLVMPTLIVAGAATFPANGPSLVAAWGEWGDDVAEARVDSGLYPMEEAPAETLAALEKFL, encoded by the coding sequence ATGTCCGATTCCGCAGAGTTTTTTCCTGGTTTCGCTTCGCATTGGATCGATGCGCCGGCTGGAAAGATATTCGCCCGCGTCCACGGCGAGGGCCGGCCTCTGGTTCTGTTGCATGGGTTCGGCGAGACGCATGTCGCGTGGCGTAATATTGCGCCGGCGCTCTCAAAACGCTTCACGGTCGTTGCGATGGATCTGCGCGGCTATGGCTGGTCGGCGGTTCCGGCGAGCGAGAAGGGCGAGAACTATAGCAAACGGGAAATGGCCGCCGATGTCGTGGCGGTCATGGAGTCGCTCGGCCATGTGCGCTTCGCGCTTATCGGTCACGACAGGGGCGCGCGCGTCGGCCAGCGGCTTGCGCTCGATCAGCCCGGTCGGCTCGATAAGATTGCGCTCATCAATATCGCGCCGATCAACGATGAGTTTGGCGACGCGGATTTGCAGCGAGTCGGACGCGCGCGCTTCCTGGCGGCTGACGCGCCCAAGCCGGAAGAGCTGCTCAGCCTCGATCCGATCGGCTTTCTCGACGATGCGCTGATGAATGCAACCAAGGCGAAGTCGCTGGAGCCGTTCGGCGCGGAGGCGCTCGCGGCCTATCGCCAAGCCTTCAACGATCCGGCGCGCATTCACGCCTTCTGCGAGGACTTCCGCGCCGGCGCGACCATCGATCGCGAGCGCCTTGCAGAGGACAAGGCGGAGGGCAAGAAGCTCGTCATGCCGACGCTCATCGTCGCCGGCGCGGCGACCTTTCCCGCGAACGGCCCCTCGCTCGTCGCCGCCTGGGGCGAATGGGGCGATGATGTCGCCGAGGCGCGCGTCGACTCCGGCCTTTATCCAATGGAGGAGGCGCCGGCGGAGACGCTTGCCGCCCTGGAGAAATTCCTGTGA
- a CDS encoding patatin-like phospholipase family protein, whose amino-acid sequence MSLYRGKTVALALGGGGARGLAHICVLEALDELGVRPVAIAGASIGAIVGAAYAAGFSGAELRAHTQAILKNRIGLARRLLHARARGRKRLLSRVAHPLLFDGERFLHAFWPEGMPERFEDLSIPLQVVATDFRRRIEAVFATGPLRPAVAGSMAIPGIVRAATSDHGYFVDGGLVNPLPYDHLWGLADIVIAVDVSGNFGVETGKGPPSAFETMIVASQIMMNAISSRMIAERPPDVLIRPEVHQYLALDLFKASRIFAAGDACRDTLRQGLAQAALRLEAHRRA is encoded by the coding sequence GTGAGCCTCTATCGCGGCAAGACCGTCGCGCTCGCCCTTGGCGGCGGCGGCGCGCGCGGGCTTGCGCATATCTGCGTGCTCGAGGCGCTCGACGAACTGGGCGTGCGTCCGGTGGCCATCGCCGGCGCCTCAATCGGCGCCATCGTCGGCGCCGCTTATGCTGCGGGCTTCTCGGGCGCGGAGCTGCGCGCCCACACTCAGGCCATTCTCAAGAACCGCATCGGACTCGCGCGCCGGCTGCTTCATGCGCGGGCGCGGGGGCGAAAGCGGCTTCTTTCCCGCGTCGCGCATCCGCTGCTATTCGACGGCGAGCGCTTTCTTCACGCCTTCTGGCCCGAAGGCATGCCGGAACGCTTCGAAGATCTAAGCATTCCGCTGCAGGTCGTCGCGACTGATTTTCGCCGCCGCATCGAAGCGGTTTTCGCCACGGGACCATTGCGTCCCGCCGTGGCTGGGTCGATGGCTATTCCAGGCATCGTGCGCGCCGCCACGAGCGATCACGGCTATTTCGTCGATGGCGGATTGGTCAATCCCCTTCCTTATGACCATCTCTGGGGTCTTGCCGACATCGTCATCGCCGTCGACGTCTCCGGCAATTTCGGCGTCGAGACCGGCAAGGGGCCGCCGTCCGCCTTCGAGACGATGATCGTCGCGAGCCAGATCATGATGAACGCGATCAGCTCGCGCATGATCGCCGAGCGGCCGCCCGACGTGCTCATCCGACCGGAAGTGCATCAATATCTCGCGCTGGACCTCTTTAAGGCCTCGCGCATTTTCGCCGCCGGCGACGCCTGCCGCGACACGCTGCGCCAGGGACTGGCGCAGGCGGCGCTGCGGTTAGAGGCTCACCGCCGCGCCTGA
- a CDS encoding nucleoside deaminase: protein MNGNDPFSAAFEQARAAAAAGEVPVGAALARNGEIIAAAGNRTLRDRDPTAHAEMLVIRQACAALGSERLVDCDLYVTLEPCAMCAAAISFARIRRLYYAASDPKGGAVEHGPRFFAQPTCHHRPEVYGGIRESEAALLLRDFFQARR from the coding sequence ATGAATGGCAATGACCCTTTCAGCGCCGCTTTCGAGCAGGCGCGCGCGGCGGCGGCGGCAGGCGAAGTCCCGGTCGGCGCGGCGCTTGCGCGCAATGGCGAAATCATCGCTGCCGCCGGCAACCGCACGCTGCGCGATCGTGATCCGACGGCGCACGCCGAGATGCTCGTCATTCGGCAAGCCTGCGCCGCGCTCGGCTCGGAGCGCCTTGTCGACTGCGATCTCTATGTGACGCTCGAGCCCTGCGCCATGTGCGCGGCTGCCATTTCCTTCGCGCGCATTCGGCGGCTCTATTATGCGGCAAGCGATCCGAAGGGGGGCGCCGTGGAGCACGGGCCGCGATTTTTCGCGCAGCCGACCTGCCATCATCGTCCTGAAGTCTATGGCGGCATTCGCGAAAGCGAGGCGGCGCTGCTCCTTCGCGACTTCTTTCAGGCGCGGCGGTGA
- a CDS encoding pseudouridine synthase — MTEKNRNTRAGSPGGDRPLRRPAKKTAAPHAAARQDARPTKPGFDKLRSDKPRFDKPRLDKPAARDADSARGKRPGKPPAKPPAKSPAKQRVGAPAPAPREGAFEGDRIAKVMARAGVCSRRDAERWITEGRVAVNGRVQTSPAFNVSDSDKITVDGAPMQARERTRLFLFHKPSGYVTTARDEEGRATVFSYLEERHPDLPRLVSVGRLDINTEGLLLLTNDGGLARTLELPATGWTRRYRVRAHGAINQAQLDSLGDGVTIDGIHYAPIEARLEREQGANVWIAMNLTEGKNREIKRVMAHLGLDVTRLIRISYGPFQLGDLAEGAVEEVRLKMLREQLGKSLAELAGVDFAAPLREKEPAEQQEIRQRAEKGPRKHVSTLRKEQDERRDAGPRARVTRGAVADRKGRAVAVERVTPTRTPTRRRDETAAPPSRNARRFEAMRADGAPHQPKARSERPSRDSKPRGERFPREDGRRRDERAAPEQRRAPRFDEQRGARPPTRAPRERSDEGRDERTRNTQRFEKRPDDRASGQRNYRTANRDDTRFDKRPPRRDGDEARRDTRGASATRQERPRTFDKRPARSGERDFSAGDRAPRERKFDQPRSGGDARPSRSGGPSRGPHKGPRSGPGKGPAGGRGAPRKGPPKGPFKGPRKGPPKGPRKPRGA, encoded by the coding sequence ATGACCGAAAAGAACCGAAATACCCGCGCCGGCTCCCCCGGCGGCGATCGGCCCTTGCGCCGGCCCGCCAAGAAGACCGCCGCGCCGCACGCCGCCGCACGCCAAGACGCAAGGCCAACGAAGCCCGGCTTCGACAAACTGCGCTCGGACAAACCTCGCTTCGACAAACCTCGCTTGGACAAGCCCGCCGCGCGCGACGCCGACAGCGCGCGCGGCAAGCGCCCCGGTAAGCCGCCTGCCAAGCCCCCCGCAAAGTCGCCCGCCAAGCAGCGCGTCGGCGCGCCGGCGCCGGCGCCCCGCGAAGGCGCCTTTGAAGGCGATCGCATCGCCAAGGTTATGGCGCGCGCCGGGGTCTGTTCGCGCCGTGACGCGGAGCGTTGGATCACGGAAGGCCGCGTCGCCGTCAACGGCCGCGTGCAAACGAGTCCCGCCTTCAATGTGAGCGACAGCGACAAGATCACGGTCGACGGGGCGCCAATGCAGGCGCGCGAGCGCACGCGACTCTTTCTGTTCCACAAGCCCTCCGGCTATGTCACCACCGCGCGCGACGAAGAAGGCCGCGCCACGGTGTTCTCTTATCTTGAGGAACGCCATCCGGACTTGCCGCGGCTCGTCAGCGTCGGCCGGCTCGACATCAATACCGAAGGGCTGCTGCTGCTCACCAATGACGGCGGCCTCGCGCGCACGCTCGAACTGCCCGCGACGGGTTGGACGCGGCGCTATCGCGTGCGGGCGCATGGCGCGATCAATCAGGCGCAGCTCGATTCGTTGGGCGACGGCGTGACGATCGACGGCATCCACTATGCGCCGATCGAGGCGCGGCTCGAACGCGAGCAAGGCGCGAACGTCTGGATCGCGATGAACCTCACGGAAGGCAAGAACCGCGAGATCAAGCGCGTCATGGCGCATCTCGGGCTCGACGTAACGCGGCTCATTCGCATCTCATACGGGCCCTTCCAGCTTGGCGATCTCGCGGAAGGCGCTGTCGAAGAAGTGCGATTGAAAATGCTGCGCGAGCAATTGGGCAAATCGCTCGCCGAACTCGCCGGCGTCGATTTCGCCGCGCCGCTGCGCGAGAAGGAGCCGGCGGAGCAGCAGGAGATTCGTCAGCGCGCCGAGAAGGGTCCGCGCAAACATGTCTCCACGTTGCGCAAAGAGCAGGACGAGCGACGCGACGCCGGACCGCGGGCGCGCGTGACGCGCGGCGCGGTCGCCGACCGCAAGGGCCGCGCCGTCGCCGTCGAGCGTGTGACTCCGACGAGGACTCCGACGAGGCGGCGCGACGAGACGGCGGCGCCGCCGTCGCGCAACGCCCGGCGTTTCGAGGCGATGCGCGCCGATGGCGCGCCGCACCAGCCGAAGGCGCGATCGGAACGCCCATCGCGCGATAGCAAGCCGCGCGGCGAGCGTTTCCCGCGCGAGGACGGACGCCGTCGCGACGAGCGGGCCGCGCCCGAGCAGCGCCGTGCGCCGCGCTTCGACGAACAGCGCGGGGCGCGTCCCCCGACGCGAGCGCCGCGCGAGCGGAGCGACGAGGGGCGCGACGAACGCACGCGCAACACGCAGAGATTCGAGAAGCGGCCAGACGACCGCGCGAGCGGTCAGAGAAATTATCGCACGGCCAATCGCGATGACACGCGGTTCGACAAGCGTCCGCCGCGTCGCGACGGCGACGAGGCCCGACGCGATACGCGCGGCGCCAGCGCGACGCGCCAGGAGCGGCCGCGGACATTCGACAAACGCCCGGCGCGCAGCGGCGAGCGCGACTTTTCGGCTGGCGACCGCGCGCCTCGCGAGCGCAAATTCGATCAGCCCCGCTCGGGCGGAGACGCGCGGCCCTCGCGCAGCGGCGGACCGTCTCGAGGCCCGCACAAAGGTCCCCGCAGCGGACCGGGCAAAGGTCCCGCGGGCGGTCGAGGCGCGCCGCGCAAAGGACCGCCCAAAGGACCCTTCAAGGGACCGCGCAAAGGGCCGCCGAAGGGACCACGCAAGCCGCGCGGCGCATAG
- the rsmD gene encoding 16S rRNA (guanine(966)-N(2))-methyltransferase RsmD: protein MRIVGGALRGRALSGPRSQAIRPTSERLRESVFDILAHRFGDPVAGANVVDLFAGAGALGLEAVSRGAARALFVDDGAEARALLRANIEALGLGGVTRIFRRDATKLGAAPAGETFSLAFLDPPYGKDLATQALFALVDGDWLAPDAIVVVEESAKAQINLPPNLLREDERRYGDTQFVFARYIR from the coding sequence ATGCGCATCGTCGGCGGCGCCCTGCGGGGTCGGGCGCTTTCGGGACCACGTTCGCAGGCCATTCGACCAACGTCCGAACGGCTGCGCGAATCCGTTTTTGACATTCTCGCGCATCGCTTCGGCGATCCGGTTGCGGGCGCGAATGTCGTCGATCTCTTCGCCGGCGCCGGCGCGCTCGGACTCGAGGCCGTGTCCCGCGGCGCGGCGCGGGCGCTTTTCGTCGACGACGGCGCGGAGGCGCGCGCGCTGCTGCGCGCCAATATCGAAGCGCTGGGACTTGGCGGCGTCACGCGCATCTTTCGCCGGGACGCCACCAAGCTCGGCGCCGCGCCGGCGGGCGAAACATTTTCGCTCGCCTTCCTTGATCCGCCCTATGGAAAGGATCTCGCGACACAAGCGCTTTTCGCGCTTGTCGATGGCGACTGGCTTGCGCCGGACGCCATCGTCGTCGTCGAAGAAAGCGCCAAGGCGCAAATCAACCTGCCGCCGAATTTGCTGCGCGAAGACGAACGCCGCTATGGCGACACGCAATTCGTCTTCGCGCGCTATATCCGTTAG
- the mutS gene encoding DNA mismatch repair protein MutS, with translation MKHAAPVPAQNLNQAPTRVTPMIAQYIEIKAANADCLLFYRMGDFYELFFEDAQTASRALGIMLTKRGKHLGEDIPMCGVPVERANDYLQKLIALGHRVAVCEQIEDPAEAKKRGAKSVVRRDVVRLVTPGTITEDALLDPARHNAFLAIARLRGEDGRWRYGLASVDISTGAFTVCEREENALGAEIARLEPREIIAVDALCRDPSLAALFEGAGAPIAPIGRDIGDGADAARRLMAFYAVATLHGFGAFSDCELAAAATAILYVERTQKGQRPALSRPTSLRALTTLEIDAATRANLELTRTLSGAREGSLLSVVDLTVTPGGARLLAERIAAPLTDARLIAARLDAVAFFFEKPDLRAALRAKLARAPDLSRALSRLSLERGGPRDLASVGVALDAARDVAGLFAQLDPPSDIAAEAQSLSRADLVLAGEIAAALKDSLPLDKRNGDFVREGRDSELDEARRLRDASRKVIAELQGRYAEFTETKLRIKHNNFLGFFLEVSLANGEKLLRPPFDATFTHRQTMADAMRFSTRELVELEAKIASAADRALARELAIFDALVADVCARAEDLRRLAEAFARLDLYGALAEVAEKRSWTRPMIDASLDFEIVSGRHPVVEASLQSQGKAFAANDCDLCGTEGGRIAVVTGPNMAGKSTYLRQNALIALLAQTGSYVPAQSARIGVIDRLFSRVGASDDLARGRSTFMVEMVETAAILNCASPRSLVILDEIGRGTATFDGLSIAWATIEHLHEVNRSRAIFATHFHELTQLAKRLPRLVNLTMKVTDHAGDVVFLHEVIKGAADRSYGVHVAQLAGLPASVVARAHAILAELEAADRRAPVETLIDDLPLFARLAEPSAPKDSLRDALHEIDPDQMTPREALAALYELKKKL, from the coding sequence ATGAAACACGCAGCGCCCGTACCTGCTCAAAATCTCAACCAGGCGCCGACGCGCGTGACCCCGATGATCGCGCAATATATCGAGATCAAGGCGGCGAACGCCGATTGCCTGCTCTTCTATCGCATGGGCGATTTCTACGAGCTGTTTTTTGAAGATGCGCAGACGGCGTCGCGGGCGCTCGGCATCATGCTGACGAAGCGCGGCAAGCATCTAGGCGAAGACATTCCGATGTGCGGCGTGCCGGTCGAGCGCGCCAACGACTATCTGCAAAAACTCATTGCGCTCGGACATCGCGTCGCCGTCTGCGAGCAGATCGAAGACCCGGCCGAAGCCAAAAAACGCGGGGCGAAATCGGTGGTGCGGCGCGACGTCGTGCGGCTGGTCACGCCCGGCACGATCACCGAAGACGCGCTGCTCGATCCCGCCAGGCACAACGCCTTTTTGGCGATCGCCCGCTTGCGCGGGGAGGACGGCCGCTGGCGATACGGTTTGGCGAGCGTCGATATTTCGACGGGCGCGTTTACGGTCTGTGAGCGCGAAGAGAATGCGCTCGGCGCCGAGATCGCGCGCCTGGAGCCGCGCGAAATCATCGCCGTCGACGCGCTGTGCAGAGACCCCTCGCTAGCGGCGCTCTTCGAGGGCGCCGGCGCGCCCATCGCGCCGATCGGTCGCGACATCGGCGACGGCGCTGACGCGGCAAGACGCCTCATGGCGTTCTACGCTGTGGCGACGCTCCACGGTTTTGGCGCCTTCAGCGACTGCGAACTCGCCGCCGCCGCGACGGCGATCCTCTATGTCGAGCGCACGCAAAAGGGACAGCGCCCGGCGCTGTCGCGTCCGACAAGTCTGCGCGCGCTGACAACGCTTGAAATCGACGCGGCGACGCGCGCCAATCTCGAACTGACGCGCACGCTGTCCGGCGCGCGCGAGGGCTCGCTGCTTTCGGTCGTCGACCTCACCGTCACGCCTGGCGGCGCGAGGCTCTTGGCCGAGCGGATCGCGGCGCCCTTGACGGACGCGCGATTGATCGCAGCGCGTCTCGACGCCGTCGCCTTCTTTTTCGAAAAGCCAGATCTGCGCGCCGCGCTTCGCGCGAAGCTCGCGCGCGCGCCGGATCTTTCTCGCGCCTTGTCGCGTCTTTCGTTGGAGCGCGGCGGCCCGCGCGATCTCGCAAGCGTCGGCGTCGCGCTGGACGCAGCGCGCGACGTCGCGGGTCTTTTCGCGCAGCTCGATCCTCCATCGGACATCGCGGCGGAGGCTCAATCGCTTTCTCGAGCGGACCTCGTGCTGGCCGGCGAAATCGCCGCAGCCTTGAAAGACAGCCTGCCGCTCGACAAGCGTAACGGCGATTTTGTTCGCGAGGGGCGCGACTCCGAGTTGGACGAAGCGAGACGCCTACGCGACGCAAGCCGCAAGGTGATCGCCGAGCTGCAAGGACGCTACGCCGAGTTCACTGAGACGAAGCTCAGGATCAAGCACAATAATTTTCTGGGGTTTTTTCTCGAAGTCTCGCTGGCGAACGGCGAAAAGCTGCTGCGGCCGCCGTTCGACGCGACCTTCACGCATCGCCAGACCATGGCCGACGCGATGCGTTTCTCGACGCGCGAACTCGTCGAGCTCGAAGCGAAGATCGCTTCGGCGGCCGATCGCGCCCTGGCGCGGGAACTCGCGATCTTCGACGCGCTGGTTGCAGACGTTTGCGCGCGCGCCGAGGACTTGCGGCGTCTCGCCGAGGCGTTCGCGCGGCTCGATCTTTACGGCGCGCTCGCCGAAGTCGCAGAGAAGCGCAGCTGGACGCGGCCAATGATCGACGCCTCGCTCGATTTCGAGATTGTCAGCGGGCGCCATCCTGTCGTCGAAGCTTCGCTACAGTCGCAAGGCAAGGCTTTCGCCGCCAACGATTGTGATCTTTGCGGAACGGAGGGCGGCCGAATCGCCGTCGTCACCGGGCCGAACATGGCCGGCAAGTCTACCTATCTGCGTCAGAACGCGCTCATCGCGCTCCTGGCGCAGACGGGCTCCTACGTTCCTGCGCAGTCCGCCCGCATTGGCGTCATCGACAGGCTGTTCTCGCGTGTCGGCGCCTCTGACGATCTCGCCCGTGGTCGCTCGACCTTCATGGTCGAGATGGTCGAAACCGCGGCGATCTTGAACTGCGCGAGCCCGCGTTCGCTCGTCATTCTCGATGAAATCGGTCGTGGCACGGCGACATTCGACGGACTTTCGATCGCCTGGGCGACGATCGAACATCTGCACGAAGTGAATCGCTCGCGCGCGATCTTCGCCACGCATTTCCACGAATTGACGCAGCTTGCGAAGCGGCTGCCGCGCCTCGTCAATCTGACGATGAAGGTGACCGATCACGCCGGCGATGTGGTGTTTCTGCATGAGGTGATCAAAGGCGCGGCCGACCGCTCCTATGGCGTGCATGTCGCGCAGCTCGCGGGACTGCCGGCGAGCGTCGTCGCGCGTGCGCATGCGATCCTCGCAGAGTTGGAAGCGGCCGACCGACGCGCGCCGGTCGAGACCTTGATCGACGATCTGCCGCTCTTCGCACGCCTCGCTGAGCCGTCGGCGCCGAAGGATTCGTTGCGCGACGCGCTGCACGAGATTGATCCGGACCAGATGACGCCGCGCGAAGCGCTCGCCGCGCTCTACGAATTGAAGAAAAAACTCTGA
- a CDS encoding DUF3616 domain-containing protein, translating to MIFLINRILAFALTAAWLSSAAFAIERVAPESPTPWQVDKHRFAAKKANEAFSGFACGTSGMCVLAVDEGRQGAFMRINGQRLVYVGEPFEFSGVEKELDAEAAAVDGGYFYVAGSHAAKRETCCDNSDSRRVYRLTADESGHIGTMTHSERLWDAMRSLPELAPYAVPGDCRCDRAPGRNRIDIEGMGAANGRLFFALRAPNVEGNGYVVSVDAKALFEGGDLKPSLATVRLGANKGFRDLAIADGVALALVGPSDALSPADYSIVELRGLTTGVAVQPKELATIDLQNAPLGKKGSLIKPEAIAVLELDPKRYRLLVLSDGGDDGAPLVFNIPRKP from the coding sequence ATGATTTTCCTTATCAATCGTATTCTCGCGTTTGCTTTGACCGCCGCTTGGCTTTCTTCGGCCGCGTTCGCCATTGAGCGTGTCGCGCCGGAATCGCCAACCCCTTGGCAGGTCGACAAGCACCGCTTTGCGGCGAAAAAGGCGAATGAAGCGTTCAGCGGCTTTGCCTGCGGAACGAGCGGCATGTGTGTGCTCGCCGTCGATGAGGGCCGACAGGGCGCCTTCATGCGCATCAACGGCCAGCGGCTCGTATATGTGGGCGAGCCCTTCGAATTCAGCGGCGTGGAGAAGGAGCTCGACGCGGAAGCTGCGGCCGTCGACGGCGGCTATTTTTACGTGGCCGGATCACACGCCGCAAAGCGCGAAACATGCTGCGACAATTCTGACAGCCGACGAGTCTACCGGCTCACGGCCGACGAGAGCGGCCATATCGGAACGATGACGCACAGCGAGCGCTTATGGGACGCGATGCGCAGCCTTCCCGAACTTGCGCCCTATGCCGTTCCCGGCGACTGCCGCTGCGACAGGGCTCCGGGTCGCAACCGCATCGACATCGAGGGCATGGGGGCGGCGAATGGGCGGCTGTTTTTCGCCTTGCGCGCGCCCAATGTGGAAGGAAACGGTTACGTCGTCAGCGTCGATGCAAAGGCTCTTTTTGAGGGAGGCGATCTTAAGCCCTCTCTTGCAACGGTTCGGTTGGGCGCCAATAAGGGCTTTCGAGATCTCGCCATCGCGGACGGCGTGGCGCTCGCTCTTGTTGGACCGAGCGACGCTCTATCGCCAGCCGACTATTCGATCGTCGAATTGCGCGGACTGACGACCGGCGTAGCTGTGCAGCCTAAAGAACTCGCAACGATCGACCTGCAGAATGCTCCGCTAGGGAAGAAAGGCAGCCTCATCAAGCCGGAGGCCATCGCCGTGCTTGAGCTGGACCCAAAACGCTATCGCTTGCTCGTGCTCTCGGACGGAGGCGACGACGGCGCGCCGCTGGTCTTCAACATTCCCCGCAAGCCATAA
- a CDS encoding NADP-dependent malic enzyme codes for MADDMAENRAEGEQRATISDKEALLFHSRGRPGKLAVIASKPMATQRDLSLAYSPGVAAPVLAIAKDPSAAFDYTTRGNMVAVITNGTAILGLGDLGALAAKPVMEGKAALFKRFADIDSIDLEIDTKDVDAFVNAVRYLGPSFGGINLEDIKAPECFVIEERLRDLMDIPVFHDDQHGTAIISAAGMLNALLLTGRDIREAKLVCNGAGAAGIACLDLAKAMGFDPRNVILCDTKGVVYRGRQEGMNQWKSAHAVDTTARTLAEALEGADIFYGLSVKGALTPAMLRSMADNPIVFAMANPDPEITPEEARATRADVIIATGRSDYPNQINNVLGFPYIFRGALDVRAKTINMEMKIAATKALADLAREDVPDEVANAYRGARPRFGRDYIIPAPFDPRLISIIPPAVALAAMDSGVARRPIVDMKAYRAELSARRDPIAGLMQTIHERVRRDPKRVVFAEGEEEQVIRAALSFVHQGFGRAVLVGREDRVMEAAANAGLELPAEIEIHNAKLSSRNSVYAQFLFERLQRKGYLMRDCQRLINQDRNHFAAAMVAQGDADAMVTGVTRNFSHALEDVRRVIDHKPGHRVIGASIILANGRVVVVADTAITEMPDAHELAEIAIEAAGVARRIGLVPRVAMLAFSTFGYPPGERTARVHQAVNVLDQRRVDFEYEGEMGADIALNKDLMSAYPFSRLTETANVLVMPAFHSAAISTKMLQELGGATVLGPLIVGLDKPIQIVQLGATDTEIVNMAALAAFGVGG; via the coding sequence ATGGCCGACGACATGGCGGAAAATCGGGCGGAAGGAGAGCAGCGCGCGACGATATCGGACAAGGAGGCGCTGCTGTTTCATTCGCGCGGCCGGCCCGGCAAGCTCGCCGTCATCGCCTCGAAGCCGATGGCGACTCAGCGCGACCTGTCGCTCGCCTATTCGCCGGGCGTCGCCGCGCCGGTGCTCGCCATCGCCAAGGATCCTTCAGCGGCGTTCGATTACACGACCCGCGGCAACATGGTCGCCGTGATCACCAACGGCACGGCGATCCTCGGGCTTGGCGATCTCGGCGCGCTTGCGGCGAAGCCGGTGATGGAAGGCAAGGCCGCGCTGTTCAAGCGGTTCGCGGACATCGATTCCATCGATCTCGAGATCGATACGAAGGACGTGGATGCATTCGTCAACGCCGTGCGTTATCTCGGCCCCTCGTTCGGCGGCATCAATCTCGAAGACATCAAGGCGCCGGAGTGTTTCGTCATCGAGGAGCGGCTACGCGATCTCATGGACATTCCGGTCTTCCATGACGATCAGCACGGCACAGCGATCATCTCCGCCGCCGGCATGCTCAACGCGCTGCTGCTGACGGGCCGCGACATCCGTGAAGCGAAACTCGTCTGCAACGGCGCCGGCGCCGCCGGCATCGCCTGTCTCGATCTCGCCAAAGCGATGGGTTTCGATCCGCGCAACGTCATCCTGTGCGACACCAAGGGCGTCGTCTATCGCGGTCGCCAGGAGGGGATGAACCAGTGGAAGAGCGCGCACGCCGTCGACACCACGGCGCGAACGCTCGCTGAGGCGCTGGAAGGCGCCGACATCTTCTACGGCCTTTCCGTCAAGGGGGCCCTGACGCCCGCCATGCTTCGCAGCATGGCGGACAATCCGATCGTCTTCGCCATGGCCAATCCCGACCCGGAGATCACGCCGGAAGAAGCGCGCGCCACGCGCGCCGACGTGATCATCGCCACAGGCCGGTCCGACTATCCCAACCAGATCAATAACGTCCTGGGCTTTCCGTATATTTTCCGGGGCGCGCTCGACGTGCGCGCCAAGACGATCAACATGGAAATGAAGATCGCTGCGACGAAGGCGCTCGCCGATCTCGCGCGCGAGGACGTGCCGGACGAGGTCGCCAACGCTTACCGCGGCGCCCGGCCGCGTTTCGGCCGCGACTATATTATTCCGGCGCCTTTCGACCCGCGCCTCATCTCCATCATTCCGCCCGCCGTGGCGCTGGCGGCGATGGACAGCGGCGTCGCGCGACGCCCCATCGTCGACATGAAAGCCTATCGCGCTGAGCTATCGGCGCGGCGCGATCCGATCGCCGGGCTGATGCAGACGATTCACGAACGCGTGCGGCGTGATCCCAAGCGCGTCGTGTTCGCCGAGGGCGAAGAGGAGCAGGTCATCCGGGCCGCGCTTTCCTTCGTCCATCAGGGTTTCGGACGCGCCGTGCTTGTCGGCCGGGAGGATCGCGTCATGGAAGCGGCGGCGAACGCCGGCCTTGAGCTTCCCGCAGAGATCGAAATCCACAACGCCAAACTCTCGAGCCGCAACTCGGTCTATGCGCAGTTCCTGTTCGAGCGCCTGCAGCGCAAGGGCTATCTGATGCGCGACTGCCAGCGGCTGATCAATCAGGACCGCAATCATTTCGCCGCGGCGATGGTGGCGCAGGGCGACGCCGACGCCATGGTGACGGGCGTCACGCGCAATTTCTCCCACGCGCTCGAAGACGTGCGCCGCGTCATCGACCACAAGCCCGGCCACCGCGTCATCGGCGCGTCGATCATTCTCGCAAACGGCCGCGTCGTCGTCGTCGCCGATACCGCGATCACCGAAATGCCCGACGCCCACGAACTTGCCGAAATCGCCATCGAGGCGGCCGGCGTTGCGCGCCGCATCGGACTCGTGCCGCGGGTCGCCATGCTGGCCTTTTCGACATTCGGCTATCCGCCCGGCGAGCGCACCGCGCGGGTGCACCAGGCGGTCAACGTTCTCGACCAGCGGCGCGTCGATTTCGAATATGAGGGCGAGATGGGCGCGGACATTGCGCTCAACAAGGATTTGATGAGCGCCTATCCGTTTTCGCGACTCACCGAGACGGCGAACGTTCTTGTCATGCCAGCGTTTCATTCGGCGGCTATTTCGACAAAAATGTTACAGGAACTTGGCGGCGCGACCGTTCTCGGTCCGCTGATCGTCGGACTCGACAAACCGATTCAAATCGTCCAACTCGGCGCGACGGACACGGAGATCGTCAATATGGCGGCGCTCGCCGCCTTCGGCGTCGGCGGATGA